One genomic window of Actinoplanes lobatus includes the following:
- a CDS encoding ATP-binding cassette domain-containing protein, with protein sequence MTSAITVTGLRKSFGDQVVLDNLDLTVARGTVYSLLGANGAGKTTTVKILSTLLRPDAGDVRVAGHDVTRDADAVRAAIGVTGQFSAVDNLLTGEENLRLMADLHHLGRRDGRRKAAGLLEQFGLTDAGGKAVSTYSGGMRRRLDLAMTLVGSPQVIFLDEPTTGLDPRSRRDMWQIVRDLVAGGVTIFLTTQYLEEADELADRIAVLAGGKLVAEGTADELKRRIPGGHIRLRFAEQRGHDKAVRVLGQTAPDGDALALRVPSDGSVRSLKALIDQLEAQSLEVDELSVHTPDLDDVFLALTDDKVAIA encoded by the coding sequence ATGACCTCCGCGATCACCGTGACCGGGCTCCGCAAGTCGTTCGGCGACCAGGTGGTGCTCGACAACCTCGACCTGACCGTGGCCCGCGGGACGGTGTACTCCCTGCTCGGCGCGAACGGCGCCGGCAAGACCACCACCGTCAAGATCCTCTCCACGCTGCTGCGCCCGGACGCCGGTGACGTCCGGGTCGCCGGGCACGACGTCACCCGCGACGCCGACGCGGTCCGCGCCGCGATCGGCGTCACCGGCCAGTTCTCCGCGGTCGACAACCTGCTCACCGGCGAGGAGAACCTCCGGCTGATGGCCGACCTGCACCACCTCGGCCGGCGCGACGGCCGGCGGAAGGCCGCCGGCCTGCTGGAGCAGTTCGGCCTCACCGACGCCGGCGGCAAGGCGGTGTCCACCTACTCCGGCGGCATGCGGCGGCGGCTCGACCTGGCGATGACCCTGGTCGGCAGCCCGCAGGTGATCTTCCTGGACGAGCCGACCACCGGCCTCGACCCGCGCAGCCGCCGGGACATGTGGCAGATCGTCCGGGACCTGGTCGCCGGCGGCGTCACCATCTTCCTCACCACCCAGTACCTGGAGGAGGCCGACGAGCTCGCCGACCGGATCGCCGTCCTGGCCGGCGGCAAGCTGGTCGCCGAGGGCACCGCCGACGAGCTGAAACGGCGCATCCCCGGCGGGCACATCCGCCTCCGGTTCGCCGAGCAGCGGGGCCACGACAAGGCCGTCCGGGTGCTGGGCCAGACCGCCCCGGACGGCGACGCGCTCGCCCTGCGGGTGCCCAGCGACGGCAGCGTCCGCTCGCTGAAAGCCCTGATCGACCAGCTGGAGGCGCAGTCCCTCGAGGTCGACGAGCTGTCCGTGCACACCCCCGACCTCGACGACGTCTTCCTCGCCCTCACCGACGACAAGGTGGCCATCGCATGA
- a CDS encoding GNAT family N-acetyltransferase — protein sequence MSGFTVRALDPATWPDFAALVEDQNGVWGGCWCMGFHSEGVGRDRTPQQNREDKQRRVAAGDAHAALVYDGDLCVGWCQFGPTGELPRIKHRRAYEVGLSVLPDWRITCFYVHKKYRRRGVAEAALAGALDEIARLGGGTVESYPEDTDGRTPSSSFLYNATVALFEGQGFTRTRQIGKHHWVVTRVVRK from the coding sequence GTGTCCGGATTCACGGTGCGAGCTCTCGACCCGGCGACCTGGCCGGATTTTGCTGCCCTTGTCGAGGATCAGAACGGCGTCTGGGGCGGCTGCTGGTGCATGGGCTTCCACTCCGAGGGCGTCGGCCGGGATCGGACTCCGCAGCAGAACCGCGAGGACAAGCAGCGGCGGGTCGCGGCCGGAGACGCGCATGCGGCGCTCGTGTACGACGGCGACCTCTGCGTCGGCTGGTGCCAGTTCGGGCCCACCGGCGAGCTGCCACGGATCAAACACCGCCGGGCGTACGAGGTGGGTCTGAGCGTGTTGCCGGACTGGCGGATCACCTGCTTCTACGTGCACAAGAAGTACCGTCGCCGCGGGGTGGCCGAGGCCGCGCTGGCGGGTGCGCTGGATGAGATCGCCCGGCTCGGTGGCGGCACTGTGGAGAGCTATCCGGAGGACACCGACGGCCGTACCCCGTCGTCGTCGTTTCTCTACAACGCCACGGTGGCCCTGTTCGAGGGGCAGGGCTTCACCCGAACCCGGCAGATCGGCAAGCATCACTGGGTGGTGACCCGGGTCGTCCGGAAATAG
- a CDS encoding RNA polymerase sigma factor SigF yields MTVLADTAVHDEAATSTDRASELISAMAALPAGHPSRPALRDRAIEAWLPLARHLANRYANRGEPRDDLHQVAMVGLIKAVDRFEADRGVDFSGYAIPTIVGELKRHFRDRTWSVRVPRRLQELRLAITAANSTLSNTLGRSPTVADIAAYLDISEDEVVEGLEGARAYNSTSLSTPVAETGTELGDTLGGEDAGYEAAELRVALGPALSSLDERERKIVTLRFYGNLTQQQIADRIGISQMHVSRLLARALVKLRGQLEAIA; encoded by the coding sequence ATGACCGTCCTCGCCGACACCGCCGTCCACGACGAGGCCGCCACCAGCACCGACCGTGCCAGTGAGCTGATCAGCGCGATGGCGGCCCTGCCCGCCGGCCACCCGTCCCGGCCCGCCCTGCGGGACCGCGCCATCGAGGCCTGGCTGCCGCTGGCCCGGCACCTGGCCAACCGTTACGCGAACCGCGGCGAACCCCGCGACGACCTCCACCAGGTCGCCATGGTCGGTCTGATCAAGGCGGTGGACCGCTTCGAGGCCGACCGGGGCGTCGACTTCAGCGGCTACGCGATCCCCACCATCGTGGGCGAGCTGAAGCGCCACTTCCGGGACCGCACCTGGTCGGTGCGGGTGCCCCGCCGCCTCCAGGAGCTGCGCCTGGCCATCACGGCCGCCAACAGCACACTGAGCAACACCCTGGGCCGCTCTCCCACGGTCGCCGACATCGCCGCCTACCTGGACATCAGCGAGGACGAGGTGGTCGAAGGCCTGGAGGGCGCCCGCGCCTACAACTCGACCAGTCTGTCCACCCCGGTCGCCGAGACCGGCACCGAACTCGGCGACACCCTGGGCGGCGAGGACGCCGGCTACGAGGCCGCCGAGCTGCGCGTCGCCCTCGGCCCGGCACTGTCCAGCCTGGACGAGCGGGAGCGGAAGATCGTCACGCTGCGCTTCTACGGCAATCTCACCCAACAGCAGATCGCCGACCGGATCGGCATCTCCCAGATGCACGTCTCCCGGCTCCTGGCCAGGGCGCTGGTCAAGCTGCGCGGTCAACTCGAGGCCATCGCCTGA
- a CDS encoding NAD(P)-dependent alcohol dehydrogenase, which translates to MFTVNAIAAPSATEPLVRTTVERRDPGPRDVLIEISYAGICHSDIHTVRGEWGEVPYPLTVGHEIVGHVTKVGAEVTRHRVGDRVGVGCMVNSCRECANCRAGQEQYCLNGNVGTYASTDRDGTVTQGGYSTHIVVDEDFVLRVPEAIPHEAAAPLLCAGITTYSPLAHWKAGPGKKVAVVGMGGLGHMAVKIAVAMGAEVTVLSQTLGKKDDGLRFGAEHYHATSDPATFEALANTFDLIVNTVSAPIDVNAYLRLLRLDGTMVNVGAPPEALPVKVFTLFSNRRSFAGSSIGGIAETQEMLDFCAGHGIAPEIELIDADRVNEAYERVLTSDVRYRFVIDVDSLR; encoded by the coding sequence ATCTTCACCGTCAATGCCATCGCGGCTCCGTCGGCCACCGAACCGCTCGTGCGCACCACCGTCGAGCGGCGCGACCCCGGACCCCGCGATGTCCTCATCGAGATCAGCTACGCCGGCATCTGCCACTCCGACATCCACACCGTCCGCGGTGAGTGGGGCGAGGTGCCGTACCCGCTCACGGTCGGCCACGAGATCGTCGGCCACGTGACGAAGGTCGGCGCCGAGGTCACCAGGCACCGGGTCGGCGACCGGGTCGGGGTCGGCTGCATGGTCAACTCCTGCCGGGAGTGCGCCAACTGCCGGGCCGGCCAGGAGCAGTACTGCCTGAACGGCAACGTCGGGACGTACGCGTCGACCGACCGGGACGGCACCGTCACCCAGGGCGGCTACTCCACCCACATCGTCGTCGACGAGGACTTCGTCCTGCGCGTGCCGGAGGCCATCCCGCACGAGGCCGCCGCCCCGCTGCTCTGCGCCGGCATCACCACCTACTCGCCGCTGGCCCACTGGAAGGCCGGGCCCGGCAAGAAGGTGGCCGTGGTCGGCATGGGCGGCCTCGGGCACATGGCTGTCAAGATCGCCGTCGCCATGGGCGCCGAGGTCACCGTGCTGTCGCAGACCCTCGGCAAGAAGGACGACGGGCTGCGGTTCGGGGCCGAGCACTACCACGCGACGAGCGACCCGGCCACGTTCGAGGCGCTCGCGAACACCTTCGACCTGATCGTCAACACGGTCAGCGCGCCCATCGACGTCAACGCCTACCTGCGGCTGCTGCGCCTGGACGGCACCATGGTCAACGTCGGCGCGCCGCCCGAGGCGCTGCCGGTGAAGGTGTTCACGCTGTTCAGCAACCGGCGCTCGTTCGCCGGATCGAGCATCGGCGGCATCGCCGAGACCCAGGAGATGCTCGACTTCTGCGCCGGGCACGGCATCGCCCCGGAGATCGAGCTGATCGACGCCGACCGGGTCAACGAGGCGTACGAGCGGGTGCTGACGTCCGACGTGCGCTACCGGTTCGTGATCGACGTCGACTCGCTGCGCTAG
- a CDS encoding MFS transporter, with protein MHIQDAIDRVGFGRFQRRLFLLCGITWAADAAEILLLSFALPGVTEEFGLTSGQAGLVVASTFAGMLAGAWFWGIMADRVGRRLGFQLTIAIFAVFGVASAFAPGPVWLAVLRALTGFGLGGAMPLDFALFTEYLPTRDRGRWLVLLESWWAVGTVAAAALALIIMPTVGWRWLLATSAAAALLVLWARLRVPESARYLLARGDVAGASTLVAEVARINGVTPPARPLTLPAGQGTAGPGDLLRGALGRTTLLLWAVWLLIGFGYYGIFAWLPKIFADEFGFLRSYQYVFFLALAQLPGYLSAAWLVERVGRKPVLTGYLAAAAVATFGWAVAGTSAMVLISAGLMNFFTLGAWAALYAYTPERYPTQLRASGLGAASGFARIGAVTAPLAGGALLALSLTVALTVFAAAFLLAALAVAGYAAETRGTRLDDTVAERVPLR; from the coding sequence GTGCACATTCAGGACGCGATCGACCGGGTCGGGTTCGGCAGATTCCAGCGGCGGCTCTTCCTGCTGTGCGGAATCACCTGGGCCGCCGACGCCGCCGAGATCCTGCTGCTGTCGTTCGCGCTGCCCGGCGTGACCGAGGAGTTCGGCCTCACCTCCGGGCAGGCCGGGCTCGTGGTGGCGTCCACCTTCGCCGGGATGCTGGCCGGCGCCTGGTTCTGGGGGATCATGGCGGACCGGGTCGGCCGGCGCCTCGGCTTCCAGCTCACCATCGCGATCTTCGCGGTGTTCGGGGTGGCGTCCGCGTTCGCGCCCGGCCCGGTCTGGCTCGCGGTCCTGCGGGCACTGACCGGATTCGGGCTCGGCGGGGCGATGCCGCTCGACTTCGCACTGTTCACCGAATACCTGCCGACCCGCGACCGCGGCCGCTGGCTGGTACTGCTGGAAAGCTGGTGGGCGGTCGGCACGGTGGCCGCGGCCGCGCTCGCCCTGATCATCATGCCGACGGTGGGCTGGCGCTGGCTTCTGGCCACCTCGGCGGCCGCCGCGCTGCTGGTGCTGTGGGCCCGGCTGCGGGTACCCGAGTCGGCCCGCTACCTGCTCGCCCGCGGCGACGTGGCCGGAGCGTCCACGCTGGTGGCCGAAGTGGCGCGGATCAACGGGGTCACGCCACCGGCCAGGCCACTGACACTGCCCGCCGGCCAGGGCACGGCCGGCCCGGGCGACCTGCTGCGCGGCGCGCTCGGCCGGACCACCCTGCTGCTGTGGGCGGTGTGGCTGCTGATCGGTTTCGGCTACTACGGCATCTTCGCCTGGCTGCCAAAGATCTTCGCCGACGAGTTCGGGTTCCTGCGCAGCTACCAGTACGTGTTCTTCCTGGCGCTCGCCCAGCTGCCCGGCTACCTGTCGGCGGCCTGGCTGGTCGAACGGGTCGGCCGGAAACCGGTGCTCACCGGCTATCTGGCCGCGGCCGCCGTCGCCACGTTCGGCTGGGCGGTGGCCGGCACGTCGGCCATGGTGCTGATCTCCGCAGGCCTGATGAACTTCTTCACCCTCGGCGCATGGGCCGCGCTCTACGCGTACACCCCGGAGCGTTATCCGACCCAGCTTCGCGCCTCCGGGCTCGGCGCGGCGAGCGGCTTCGCCCGCATCGGCGCGGTCACCGCCCCGCTGGCCGGCGGCGCCCTGCTGGCCCTCTCCCTGACGGTCGCGCTGACCGTCTTCGCGGCGGCGTTCCTGCTGGCCGCGCTCGCGGTCGCCGGCTACGCGGCGGAAACCCGCGGCACCCGGCTCGACGACACCGTGGCGGAGCGCGTCCCGCTCCGCTAG
- a CDS encoding HPF/RaiA family ribosome-associated protein: protein MSAVTDPATVAECLRVGTGFSQGDRNWLVEQFSTLDARLAGFHADATELEIMVKDRGARGQKVTLECWLSGGEKVVTTSSEEDLHAAVMDVRDDLRRRIDGVKTRNEPRHNRNLREVPQPVVAEE, encoded by the coding sequence ATGAGTGCCGTCACCGACCCGGCCACCGTCGCGGAGTGCCTGCGTGTGGGCACGGGCTTCTCCCAGGGTGACCGGAACTGGCTGGTCGAGCAGTTCAGCACCCTGGACGCCCGGCTCGCCGGGTTCCACGCCGACGCCACCGAGCTGGAGATCATGGTGAAGGACCGGGGCGCCCGCGGCCAGAAGGTCACCCTGGAGTGCTGGCTCAGCGGGGGCGAGAAGGTCGTCACCACGTCTTCCGAGGAAGACCTGCACGCGGCCGTCATGGACGTCCGCGACGATCTCCGGCGGCGTATCGACGGCGTCAAGACCAGGAACGAGCCGCGCCACAACCGGAATCTGCGGGAGGTGCCCCAGCCCGTCGTGGCCGAGGAGTGA
- a CDS encoding GTP-binding protein: MATVTPLFGFWPHVTGTVAHRLLADRPSRLITWSTLDDLLTIAGRHNGDLLVVFPETWEPDRLRLDWATADPPPGVSLGRTVTAVAADLLLDALTNETVLPEAGDGRGIGDIVAHQIEQADTIVLADLPGDDPWEADRLRVLLHRLAPWAAVLTTADTHPPAVAHRPVPLTPVTRGLRGRTVGLHEPLPVNGVVSSVFKARRPFHPERLHAALDDVIDQVLRSRGHLWLASRPELVMSWESAATPHLAPASVWLAGLGDEAWQTVHAERRIAADLDWDPYYGDRHHHLAFIGFDLDPVRLHRTLTACLLTDSELSRGEAGWRRLPDPFPHTTGGLTVRVDPPPHPV, translated from the coding sequence ATGGCGACCGTCACCCCGTTGTTCGGATTCTGGCCGCACGTCACCGGCACGGTGGCGCACCGTCTGCTGGCCGACCGGCCGTCGCGACTGATCACCTGGTCCACCCTCGACGACCTGCTGACGATCGCCGGCCGGCACAACGGCGACCTGCTCGTGGTGTTCCCGGAGACGTGGGAGCCGGACCGCCTGCGCCTCGACTGGGCCACCGCCGACCCACCACCGGGCGTGTCGCTCGGCCGGACCGTCACCGCGGTCGCCGCCGACCTGCTGCTCGACGCGCTGACCAACGAGACCGTCCTGCCCGAGGCCGGCGACGGCCGCGGCATCGGCGACATCGTGGCCCACCAGATCGAGCAGGCCGACACGATCGTCCTGGCCGACCTGCCCGGCGACGACCCGTGGGAGGCCGACCGGCTGCGCGTCCTGCTGCACCGGCTCGCCCCGTGGGCGGCCGTGCTCACCACCGCCGACACCCACCCACCCGCCGTGGCCCACCGTCCGGTCCCGCTCACCCCGGTCACCCGGGGCCTGCGCGGCCGCACGGTCGGCCTGCACGAGCCGCTACCCGTCAACGGCGTCGTCTCGTCCGTCTTCAAGGCCCGCCGCCCGTTCCACCCGGAACGCCTGCACGCGGCCCTCGACGACGTGATCGACCAGGTGCTGCGCTCCCGCGGCCACCTCTGGCTGGCCAGCCGCCCCGAGTTGGTGATGTCCTGGGAGTCGGCGGCCACCCCGCACCTGGCCCCGGCGAGCGTCTGGCTGGCCGGCCTCGGCGACGAGGCGTGGCAGACCGTCCACGCCGAACGCCGGATCGCCGCCGACCTGGACTGGGACCCCTACTACGGCGACCGCCACCACCACCTGGCGTTCATCGGCTTCGACCTGGACCCGGTCCGCCTGCACCGCACCCTGACCGCCTGCCTGCTCACCGACTCCGAACTCTCCCGCGGCGAGGCCGGGTGGCGCCGGCTGCCCGACCCGTTCCCGCACACCACCGGCGGGCTCACCGTGCGCGTGGATCCGCCGCCTCATCCAGTTTGA
- a CDS encoding DUF4097 family beta strand repeat-containing protein, with translation MPKFGTPGPITLDLDLGGADVQITATDRTDTLVEVRPRNASDESDTKAAEQVRIDHTDGTLRITGPKYRPLEFSRRSKAVDVTVELPSGSTVSAEVQIGNYRSAGRLGDSRFKTSAGHVSVEHAAGLRVTTAAGHVTVGRVTGHADISSGSGRVRVGEVDGDAAVKNSNGDTTIDAAGGDVRVRSANGAITVGRAGAGVDAKTSNGEIRLGEVVRGSITIGTSLGDLDIGIAEGTAAWVSVDTAFGRVSNQLANTTGPGSGDETVEIRGRTSYGDITIHRA, from the coding sequence ATGCCAAAATTCGGCACCCCCGGCCCGATCACCCTCGACCTCGACCTCGGCGGCGCCGACGTCCAGATCACCGCCACCGACCGGACCGACACCCTGGTCGAGGTCCGCCCCCGCAACGCCTCCGACGAGTCCGACACGAAGGCCGCCGAGCAGGTCCGGATCGACCACACCGACGGCACCCTGCGGATCACCGGCCCGAAGTACCGCCCGCTCGAGTTCTCCCGCCGGTCCAAGGCGGTCGACGTGACCGTCGAACTGCCCAGCGGTTCGACCGTCTCCGCCGAGGTGCAGATCGGCAACTACCGGTCGGCCGGCCGGCTCGGGGACAGCCGGTTCAAGACCTCCGCCGGGCACGTTTCCGTGGAACACGCCGCCGGCCTGCGCGTCACCACGGCCGCCGGGCACGTCACGGTCGGCCGCGTCACCGGTCACGCCGACATCTCCAGCGGCAGCGGGCGGGTCCGGGTCGGCGAGGTCGACGGCGACGCGGCGGTCAAGAACAGCAACGGCGACACCACGATCGACGCGGCCGGCGGTGACGTACGGGTCCGGTCGGCCAACGGCGCCATCACCGTCGGGCGGGCCGGCGCCGGAGTCGACGCGAAGACGTCCAACGGCGAGATCCGGCTCGGCGAGGTGGTCCGCGGCTCGATCACGATCGGCACCTCCCTCGGGGACCTCGACATCGGCATCGCCGAGGGCACCGCCGCCTGGGTGTCCGTCGACACCGCCTTCGGGCGGGTGTCCAACCAGCTCGCGAACACCACCGGCCCGGGCAGCGGCGACGAGACCGTCGAGATCCGCGGCCGCACCTCGTACGGCGACATCACCATCCACCGCGCGTGA
- a CDS encoding GNAT family N-acetyltransferase, producing MHIRPIHQGDVARLAVLLEQLGFPSTERDVRHRLDYWLGDRAGALLGADDDGVLVGVAALHVTPLLEVTGKFGRLAALVVDEASRGRGVGRLLIRAAEERARAAGCLFLEVTSSSHRHPAHLFYESLGFTDSREDWRRFVLKLDEAADPRAR from the coding sequence ATGCACATCCGGCCGATCCATCAGGGCGACGTGGCCCGCCTCGCCGTGCTCCTCGAGCAGCTCGGGTTCCCGTCGACCGAGCGTGACGTCCGCCATCGCCTCGACTACTGGCTCGGCGACCGGGCCGGCGCGCTGCTCGGCGCCGACGACGACGGCGTCCTGGTCGGCGTGGCGGCGCTGCACGTCACCCCGCTGCTCGAGGTCACCGGCAAGTTCGGGCGGCTCGCGGCGCTGGTCGTCGACGAGGCCAGCCGTGGCCGCGGGGTAGGGCGGCTGCTGATCCGGGCGGCCGAGGAGCGGGCGCGGGCGGCCGGCTGCCTGTTCCTGGAGGTGACCAGCAGCAGTCACCGGCATCCGGCGCACCTGTTCTACGAGAGCCTCGGCTTCACCGACAGCCGGGAGGACTGGCGCCGCTTCGTGCTCAAACTGGATGAGGCGGCGGATCCACGCGCACGGTGA
- a CDS encoding ribbon-helix-helix protein, CopG family has translation MDLTTYVNNLGREFAALAEAGGEEARALVERLTGPLESAIRMTLLETLTAAADEITRDLAPGSVELRLRGRDPDFVVALPPAEPVAPAGATADTKADPQFAEDGPATRLNVRMPEQLKAAIEEAAAREGRSANAWLVRAAATALQQSEPARPAEPSIPGPPGRKTFSGWVR, from the coding sequence ATGGACTTGACCACGTATGTGAACAACCTCGGGCGCGAGTTCGCCGCGCTCGCCGAGGCCGGCGGCGAGGAGGCGCGTGCGCTGGTCGAGCGCCTGACCGGCCCGCTGGAGTCGGCGATCCGGATGACGCTGCTGGAGACACTGACCGCCGCCGCCGACGAGATCACCCGCGACCTGGCGCCCGGCTCGGTGGAGCTGCGCCTGCGCGGCCGCGACCCGGACTTCGTGGTGGCGCTGCCCCCCGCGGAGCCGGTGGCACCGGCCGGTGCCACCGCCGACACCAAGGCCGACCCGCAGTTCGCCGAGGACGGCCCGGCCACCCGCCTCAACGTGCGGATGCCCGAGCAGCTCAAGGCCGCGATCGAGGAGGCCGCCGCCCGCGAGGGCCGCTCGGCCAACGCCTGGCTGGTCCGGGCCGCGGCCACCGCCCTCCAGCAGTCCGAGCCCGCCCGGCCCGCCGAGCCGTCGATCCCCGGCCCGCCCGGCAGGAAGACCTTCAGCGGCTGGGTCCGCTGA
- a CDS encoding transcriptional regulator produces the protein MTAETEPAHPVTGLDDVVHQRVRLGILTIAHEARRVEFGYLRGQLQLTAGNLSQHLGVLETAGLIEVEKGYEGKRGRTWITLTAAGRTALAEEIGRLKLLIARVETTEGREPAEIGHAVGKRG, from the coding sequence ATGACCGCCGAGACCGAGCCGGCCCACCCGGTCACCGGCCTGGACGACGTGGTGCACCAGCGGGTCCGCCTCGGCATCCTGACCATCGCCCACGAGGCGCGGCGGGTCGAGTTCGGCTACCTGCGTGGCCAGTTGCAGTTGACCGCGGGAAACCTGTCCCAGCACCTCGGCGTCCTGGAGACGGCCGGCCTCATCGAGGTCGAGAAGGGCTACGAAGGCAAGCGCGGGCGGACCTGGATCACCCTCACCGCGGCCGGGCGGACGGCGCTCGCCGAGGAGATCGGGCGGCTGAAGCTGCTCATCGCCCGCGTCGAGACCACCGAGGGTAGGGAACCGGCCGAAATCGGTCATGCGGTCGGGAAGCGCGGGTAG
- a CDS encoding ABC transporter permease yields MSTPTLTAAPALRFHPLRDSTTMLRRNLKRMLRYPSMTVLLIGMPVIFLLLFVYVFGGTMGAGLGGSPADGRAAYANYLTPGILLMTVMSTVQGTAIAIAMDMTEGIITRFRTMHIARVSVLTGHVIGSLIQAMLAVSVVTGVALLVGFDPAADLLGWLATAGFVAVVAFAFIWLAVALGQASGTVETASNAPMPLILLPFLSSGFVPTESLPTGIRWFAEYQPFTPIIETMRALLGGNPPGNDLWIALGWCAAIALGGYLWSKRLFNRESKL; encoded by the coding sequence ATGAGCACCCCGACCCTCACCGCCGCCCCGGCGCTGCGTTTCCACCCGCTGCGCGACTCGACCACGATGCTGCGCCGCAACCTCAAGCGCATGCTGCGATACCCGTCGATGACCGTCCTGCTCATCGGCATGCCGGTCATCTTCCTGCTGCTGTTCGTCTACGTCTTCGGCGGCACGATGGGCGCCGGTCTCGGCGGGTCCCCGGCCGACGGGCGCGCCGCCTACGCCAACTACCTGACCCCCGGCATCCTGCTGATGACCGTGATGTCCACCGTGCAGGGCACCGCCATCGCGATCGCCATGGACATGACCGAGGGCATCATCACCCGGTTCCGGACCATGCACATCGCCCGTGTCTCGGTGCTGACCGGGCACGTCATCGGCAGCCTCATCCAGGCGATGCTGGCGGTCTCCGTGGTGACCGGCGTGGCCCTGCTGGTCGGCTTCGACCCCGCGGCCGACCTGCTCGGATGGCTGGCCACCGCCGGTTTCGTCGCGGTCGTGGCGTTCGCCTTCATCTGGCTGGCCGTCGCCCTCGGCCAGGCCAGCGGCACGGTCGAGACGGCCAGCAACGCACCCATGCCGCTGATCCTGCTGCCGTTCCTGAGCAGCGGCTTCGTACCCACCGAGTCACTTCCCACCGGCATCCGCTGGTTCGCCGAGTACCAGCCCTTCACCCCCATCATCGAGACCATGCGCGCCCTGCTCGGCGGCAACCCGCCCGGCAACGACCTGTGGATCGCGCTCGGCTGGTGCGCGGCCATCGCCCTGGGCGGCTACCTCTGGTCCAAGCGTCTGTTCAATCGCGAATCCAAACTCTGA
- a CDS encoding pyridoxamine 5'-phosphate oxidase family protein: MRETPVELIELQALLDASLSRSTDHLQSIFTDRTVTAEQLTGVLTGMCTLALSTVTAKGEPRISGADGHFLHGRWIFGTARTAAKARHLAARPAASVAHLRGEDLGVFTHGTVETLNPLGGAPADDWPELLAYFQDFYGADAFDWELEVVYYRLHPHWMTVYAPDIMKLTATS, encoded by the coding sequence ATGCGTGAAACGCCGGTAGAACTGATCGAGCTCCAGGCCCTTCTCGACGCCTCGCTGTCCCGCTCCACCGACCACCTCCAGTCGATCTTCACGGATCGTACGGTGACGGCGGAGCAGCTCACCGGCGTCCTGACCGGCATGTGCACGCTCGCCCTGTCCACCGTGACGGCCAAGGGCGAGCCGCGGATCAGCGGGGCAGACGGCCACTTCCTGCACGGCCGGTGGATCTTCGGCACCGCCCGGACCGCAGCGAAGGCCCGTCATCTCGCCGCCCGCCCGGCCGCCAGCGTCGCCCACCTGCGCGGCGAGGATCTGGGCGTCTTCACCCACGGCACGGTCGAGACCCTGAACCCGCTGGGCGGCGCCCCGGCCGACGACTGGCCGGAGCTGCTCGCCTACTTCCAGGACTTCTACGGCGCGGACGCGTTCGACTGGGAGCTGGAGGTGGTCTACTACCGCCTCCACCCGCACTGGATGACCGTCTACGCCCCCGACATCATGAAGCTCACCGCTACTTCGTGA